The Rhipicephalus sanguineus isolate Rsan-2018 chromosome 10, BIME_Rsan_1.4, whole genome shotgun sequence genome segment AGCCTGGCTCGATATTTAGTGTAGGAAATGGAAGTGGGTGTAAAGAGATAGAGCAGGAAATAATTATTAGTACGAATATGGCGGTTGTGGATAAAAAGTTGATGACTCTTCAATGTTCGATCCAGCGCAGAAATTTGATGGGAGCTTTTAGGAGCGAGCGAAAAAGGATGCAGTGACGACTTTACGTCGATGCACGCCTCGTTCGTGTGATAAGTTGTCTAATTTGTTTTCCTCCAACACGCATACTGATTGCCTGATTCGATGCAGACGTTGGCTACGTGGCGTACCCCCCTGCCTCGGAGCAGTCGCTGTCGCTGCGCTTCGAGCTACTGCCGCAATGGTTGAAACGACTCGGATACAGCACGCACATGATCGGCAAGGTACGCTAGTGTGATATGCAATGTCATTAGGCTTCTTTAACCGCAACGTGTGTGCGTCAAATGTAAGCTTGCAAACAGATAACTTTTAGTCATGGAATTACGGGTTAAGTATGCATAAAaaagagtatctatctatctatctatctatctatctatctatctatctatctatctatctatctatctatctatctatctatctatctatctatctatctatctatctatctatctatctatctatctatctatctatctatctatctatctatctatctatctatctatctatctatctatctatctatctatctatctatctatctatctatctatctatctatcgttttGTGTAGGTACAGCAGAGGTGACATTGCATCATCGGAAAGCAGCTTGAGTAAATTAGTGAGGCGATAGATTTCTGTGTGGTTGATATGCTTTCTGACCGATTGACcgatcaataaatcaatcaatcagtaaGTCAGTCAACCAGAAAGACCAACAGTCAATCAATCGCTTATATAAGTGATTTCCTCTAGCTGCTTTTCGACGACACAATGATGTCACCTTCCCTGTCCCCATTGACAATTAGGCATGATGCTGCAACAAATGACCCACACGCAAGTTACAAATATATCTAAAACACGCAGTGGCACCTGGGGTACTCGAGCGTCGAGCACACGCCCACTTGGCGCGGCTTCGACACGTTCTTCGGCTACTACAACTTCGGAGGCTTCTACTTCAACCACAGCGTCGAATGGGTGGGTGCCCGAAATGTACTATTTGGTCACAGCCGATTGGCGAAGCCCTGTTCTGACAATTTAAGATTCATTCAGCATCTGTTGAAAGTTATGAAGCGAATTTCAATTCATTATCGTTGTCCACTAGTCAACAGAATGTTGGCAATAGGTATTTAGGACGTTTATAAATAGGGTAACCAGTTTTAAATTACCGTCCGTACGTTGTATCAGCTTTTGCCAATAAAAAATTTAATGACGATTAATGCGAATTTTATAAGGGTTGGTCGCTTTTAAGAGGTAAGTGTTTTGGCTGTTCGTTATTGGTCATTCGATAGCTCGctgttgggtcattccacgccaaacgtcccagccattttggtgaccatctcaaatgtattcgaaaaaaaaaaatatttcatggaAAACAGCGAACTGCCTGGGTATTTTGGAGAGGAAAAAAACTTTTTGTTAATGGGAGCCTTCCGTATTTCGCAGAATCTCGTCTGAGTGTTGTTTGTCAGACAATTTATTCTGAGGACATTTCTCGGTtagataccaaatttggtttgcATATTAAGCAAAGGCGGTACATTGAGGTGTTCAAAGCTAAATATATTACGcatatttttctgccatatacgcttCCAGAAATTTCTCCGAAATGTTCTGTTTTGCATTTTTGCTCTTGCAATACAGCACTATGTATGAATAACTGAGTAATAAAACTTACTTTGCGGAAGGTATATTTCGCGTTAAAATATTGTGAGACCACTGAAGTTTCTCAATTTTACACGAAAAAATCGCGAATTTCAGAAAATCATCATATTGGTCCATATTGAGATGCAATTTACACCACGGGGTGCTCAAACttaaaatcagctttatacctgtatagatcgaaagcaaataaatagtttctATTCTTTGGCAAGTTctatcattcatttttttttgttttaaggaaaaaACTAAGTTTTCAAGTTCTCCGTTGACGGCTATATTCACATTTGTTCAGGTATACGGCAGCTTCCTTATTGAAGTTGGCCATTGCCATCAATGAGGAATTTACATAATAATATTGTTTCTTTAAAAATATGTagtgataaaacttgccataaaAGAGGAACTATTTAGTTACTTTCAATAGAGGTATagagctgatttttaattggagcaccacgtggtatAAAGTGCATCCCAATAAAGACGAAAATGATGATTTCCCCAAATTTGTGCTTCTTTTTCGAAAAATTTAGCAAGTTCAGTGGCCTGAAAATATTTTAACGCAAAATATGCCTTCCGCAGAGGAAGTATttattactcagatattcatacatagcgagCGCAATATTAGaatgtaaaaaatgaaaaaaatagaaCATTTCGGCCAAATTTCTGGGGGCGTATATAGCGGAAAATTTTCAGTAATATTCATTAGCTTTGAACACCTCacacaaacgcctttgcttaatatgGGAAAGAAATTTGGCATTGAAACGAGACTCGATACTTTaagaataaattttcttacaacactcagacgacattctgcgaaacgtggaaggctcccacgtgaccaagaGCTTTTTCTCCAAGATATTCTGGCCATTCACGgctttcaatgcaataaatcagcacgatttttttttcggatacatttgagatggtcaccaaaatggctgggacgtttgtgAGTGGAATGACCATGTTTTAGCCATTTTCTTCGTTCGTTTAAACACAGACAATAACCACTATGgttcaggggcggatccaggcgcttgctttggggggggcggttggttgttgggggggggggggggggggggcgttgcccaactttaaaacttcacgttagtagccaaatgctcattatttttgttctcagttgcattgctcagtgccatttcattatctaaaatttcgcatatttccgctaaacattggggaacacgtatcagtgttgttggtaagaggagggtgaaagagggaagggcaggccacctgctcgataaatgagtattcccacaacggcaagctctagtattccttgaacgtagtttcggagtaagcctccctttgttaccccgccccctcctccccattgcctttttttctggccggtcgtgttgccagaaaatgccctttctatctccgcagcctaaggacggtcaaacggagctttcggagtcgcgctcgattataccccgcgcacgtgctctcggaggcttgctcggtacttcggcgaatataattcacagcaccactgcctgccttccttctttttttttttttggaccagccgctgaaggttgactaaaaggtaacttgttctgcacgctttgtgggaccacggccgggctagactgcacgtgcgcgctcaagcgcgcacgtgcagtctagcccggccgtggtgggacgaaagatgccagtttgaatgacacagaacagactcctgtctctgagaaaaagatgggagaatttgaagacccctcgctttgctgaagagctgatggccctgggagtggggaggaaactttagctcgcttccataaaggcagcagttgctttagcaaaatagttgaggcttgtgctcgtcggtgcctatttgaaagatgcaggacgcagaagaaatcttttctagaaagcctgtttcgctcttaacaaaagcgctgggctgtgtgaggggtgcttccctagtctcggattgggatgtgaggtgaaaagcggggtggggggggggttgggttggcttatagctttggggggggcgatcgcccaatcgcccccccccccccctggatccgccactgctatggttCCGAGTACCTATAAGCCGTAACATTACAGTCAAAGTTGTTTAAAACTTAAACTGACATCCAGAAGATGTGATAGTTGTCAGTTGCCTTCACTTCGTCGTAGAACAAATCGTTTTCGTTGCTCTCTCCTCGCACGTCACGGATGCTGCCGGATGACCTGGCCTTGTGGGTGACCTGATGCAGCAAGGTCACTGCGGCGTTGACCTCTGGCACAACGTTGGTCATTCAATGCAGCCCGTCACCGACCTGAACGGCGTCTACTCCACGCACGCGTTTACCCGTCGGGCCACGCAGATCATTGCCGAACACGATCTTCGAAAGGTCAGCCTGTCAATTTCGATTTATGCGTTAGCATTAGGAGTGCCAATACGGAAAGACttgtacagtggcgctcaatgTGATTGCATCACGGTGGCAATGGTTGAAGGGATCCCAAGCCCTTACTGTAACACCGGCGAACGTGAAATTAGTTTTGGAAATACCAGTAGTCGAAACATTGCTTATGTCCATGATTTCTACGTCGTCGCCACCGTGCCTTGTTGGCTTTTACCAcgggcagcatgttgcaactAATATTGGCAGGCACTGTACGTGCGCAATGGCGTACCCAGGGGGGaggagggcacaccgggcccgtgccccctccccccgatatttttttcttccatcgaatacacagcacaaaatgacactggatcccacttacctgcccggaaCCCACGTCGGATCAAAGGCGTGTCGCCCCCCCGCCTCCCCGATaaaagtttctgcctacgccactgtacGTGAGTTATCGCGGTGAAACCTGCGCGAGGTTGAGGTGATGTATATAAAAACATATAAAGAGGTAAATGCTAAATGAAGTTTAACTAAGTTCAAACCAATGCATTATTTCAATGATTCTAACCGGAAGAACGTGCTGACGAGATTCAGCTTAGGTAGAAACCGGAAGTGGAATCAGGAAGTGAACTTAAAGCCGGAAGTTGGAAACGGAAGTGAAGATCTGCAGTGGGAATAATAAGTGACATTAAGACAAGAGTCCGGTACCCAGAAATCACGTGACGAACCGGCAGTGCTATAACGGCACTGGGGTGTAATGCTGAAATCACGTGACAGAAGCGGGAGTTACGTCAAAGGAGGAGAGGGAATATTTAAGTCACGTAATTGAACATAAAGAGGACCGACTTAAAGGGATACtacagtgaaacaatgaatcggtttagatcgataaattgtactcttAGAACTGTAATGCAGGTcgtttcaccatcataggtttattagtaTCGGAGAAATTCACGTTCAAGTTCTCAAGGTCAAAATTCGCGGTAaaaaaatctatgatgtcacggcgtttggtgcgggaatgacaaggtggcgttgccacgtTCATTTTTCcctttgcgtgttttctcgctccTCATAGCGCCTTCTCGCGGCAAGTGTGGTGACCGTGGaaatgtgaaagagtaatttgctaatatAAGAAAAATCGTTCTTCTCTTTGTTGTCCCTTTAATGCTTACGTATTTTTCTCGCATTtaacttttttatatatatttttatttgtgaCTACTATCCTCTCCATCAGAGACCATAAGAGAAGAGTGAAGCATCTACGTGTGATAAGTAATGCATAGAGGAAATATATAAATTGTAAAAGAAATACGATAAATAATAGCGCGTACTATATTTCTTTGTTCCTCCTGGGCCCACAGCCGCTGTTCCTGTTCCTGAGTCACCAGGGCATCCACGCCACCTGTGACAACTGCACCACCGAGGCGCCCCGGGAGAACACGGACAAGTTTGCCTACATCGAGCAACACAATCGCACCGTATTGGCCGGTGAGTTCGTTGCTACTGagccataggcgtgagcagggttacCCGTTAGGGGAAGGCCAAGTTTCACCACACCCCTACCCATCCCAGCTGGACGATTCCGAAAGAGAAGCATCGCAATGGATGCTGAACTGTGAATGGAGCGATGAAGTGCTCCTCACAAAAGCCTACCTTTGGTCCGCGACTGTCCGGGTGTAACGTTAGGAAGTGtatagttcttggaatgcaacttTAGGGGTCCTAGGCAgccattgtcgtcaaaaacctgcatggccataactaTGCGCACTAAACAATGAGATTAAGGGTACGAATGAGCGAAGACATGGGGCTGACTTCCTGCCCCTCTTAGAATGACTGAGGGTGGGGGGGCACCCCTGGCCCcctgtgagcacgcctatgcACTGAGCAACCAGTACGTCCCATTTGCTTACTAGAactgaaatctgggcgagtttgtcgGAATTCATATTCAACAAGTGGCACAAAAGgcagggacacaagaaagaacagtACTCGTCTGGTCGTCCTGtgccttcttgtgtccccgtCTTTTGCTCTACTTGTTCAATATGAATGTGAGTTCAATACGAACATAAAGAAGGAAGATTCTAAGGGCTCGTATTCCTTTGTTAgacccaatattaatgagaactaatagacaataataCAAACAAAAGTATAGAGGGAATGTTATttacagtaattatgacatacatgtgaagaaagtaaagtggacgaaaagataacttgccgccgtcgGGGTTCAATACCTTTTATTAGATACGGGAGTTACCCGCAGTGGTCTTTTCTGGCGTGAGATACGTGCTGAAGGCCTTTTCCATTTCTTttagttttcaaaaaaaaaaaaagcgagttacTAATGCAGCTAAACGGAAACTTCTTTCGGACGTCCAtttcacggcgcatgcgcaggaGCCCTGGACGTTCTGGACGAGTCCGTGGGACAAGTGTTGGCGGCCCTGCAGCAGCGGGACATGCTTGCCCGCAGCGTGGTGGTGTTCGCGAGCGACAATGGGGCTGCACCACTGGCAACAGTGAACAGCGAACTGCCCAACGGTGGCAACAACTGGCCTCTGCGAGGGACCAAGGAAGGCGCCTGGGAAGGCGGGGTGCGGACGACGGCGTTGCTGTGGTCAGCCAGCCTTCGAGACACTCTGCCGAGACCACCCTCCCAGCAGTTGATGCACACGGTGGACTGGGGACCAACTCTTTACGCAGTCGCAGGTGCCGTATTTAGGCCAAAGGGAGACCCTCCTTCTTGCATGGAAATGAGCCATGTGCAAATATTATGTGTGCattttgttgttgtagttgttgtttGTAGCTACCGTTTACGCTAACATACGCgtagggtggccaggacaccctcaagctgattGTTCAGCTTTTTACCCCTGGTATCCCGCAACATTCTTGTtgtaaataaatcaatcaataaataaaataaataaaagaacggATGTGTCTGTATGTAGCGTTAAATACACTGGCCgaggcggagcagtttcgcgtggcagttggagagccgtgctgcgcatgcgcgaggaccaGTGACGGCACACGGCGCACGGCTGacccaccggagccgccgccgtgCGCGCcgcgccggtctgcgcattccagaggagtgacgtcatagcagTTGCAGACGCATTGGCGCGTTCGCATTggcgcgcccagctgtgcgcctccgttgcgcagtggccgtctgacgctgcgctggagccgcttgatagcggcTCTCATTATGCGTgcatacgcagacgtatcagtgggggtatacatatagcggggaggaggaggaggaggaggaaaagaaaaaagaaaggacagggaggttagccagttgtcagaccggctggctggcgttttccagtgtggtatagccatggagaaggagagcgcaaatgctgctaaccggcgcagaaaagcggagaagcttgacaaccaggaaatttaagctaagaataatcagctgaaacttagctaacgctacatatatcctggcatagccgggcTAAGccactgtaattttttttgtttgaatcCGTCTATGTCTTCTCCATCTTAGTTtgcaattttttgttttcttccttatGTCTCTCCTAGGTGGCAACGTTTCGGAGCTGGGTGACGTAGACGGCAGTGACCTATGGTATGAGCTGTCCACAGGAAAAGGCGTAGGACGCAGCGAGGCTCTCCTGCAGCTCGGGGATCGGGACGAGCTGTCGGCCATCATCTCTGGCAGGCAAGAACTCAAGCTTAGAAATCCTTTCCCCGAAATCCCGCTAGGTGGAGGATGGGTCACATAGGGAAACATTAACATTGTAGTCCACCTCTTTATATACTACAAACGAAAAATAGCTACCAGGAATGCATGCTAACAAAAAGATGAGATACATTTCATCGTAGCAATGCAGCACGGCGCATTTCTTgcgcgaaaaaaagaagagagagcgcAAGGgagcaagaaagaggaagagggaaataaaaacaatacaaaacaccGTAACTGCGGGGAAAAAACGAAATGTGAAAAAGAAAGCATTTCTGCATGACACATTACATTCAAGGCACAGGGGTCCGAAATTTATGTTAGTGCGTTTGCGCAACACGGTACGGCATCCACTTGCTGAGGCTTGCGAATCTATATGTCAGTAAAACAAAATCAAATGAACTTTCTCTCGAGCAGGTACAAGCTGATACAGCGTTCCGAAGGACAGGTGAAACCGCTGCTTGACGAACACGTGGCGCTGCCGAAAGGTCTACCACCGGCAGAACTCGACCTGGACGCCCTGATGAGGGCTTCGCAGGCCTGGCAAGCACTGCAGGACGCCCTCAACTCCACGGGAGGGCGTTCCATGCCGCTGGACCCACTGCCCGAATGGCGCGAACAAGCCACGGTGCAGTGCAATCGCAAATCGGACGAACCTGGCAACTTTGACCCGCACGGCGGTGTCTTCATGTTCGACATAGTCAACGACCCGTGCGAGACGGACAACGTTGCGTCCTCCCATCAAGAGGTGAAattaattaattgttggggtttaatgtgcccaaaccacgataccattatgagagacgccgttgtggagggctccgggaatttcgaccaagTGGGTTTCTTGAACgggcatctaaatctaagtacacgggcctatagcattttcgcctccatcgaagatgcggctgccgcggccggcattcgatcccgcgacctgcgggtcagcagtcgagcaccataaccactagaccaccgtggcgggtatcaaGAGGTTGAAAACAGCAGTTCAAGTAGAAATCTAGACTATTTGGTTTTGGTTGGTCTGACTCAATAAGAAGCGTcggaaaaaaattaggagcccttgcGTTatcgaaaaaaatgttgcagtggcttagctcggctatgccaggataacgtagcgttagcaaaggttcagctgattgttcttagctttcctgatcgtctaggattagcttgattatcgtgcttactgctgctccaatgacacacacacggtatacgtattatgtggcacatgtatatttattttgccaggcaactacttcgggatccgatgagttaagcttctccgctcttctgcgccgttgagcagcatttgccctctccttctccatggctaaaccacactggcaaacgccagtcagaggcgctatcaagcggctccagcgcagtgtcagacgacgactgcacagcgaaggcgaatagctgcgcgcgcgccggcgccagtacgtctacctcggctacgacgtcactcctctggaaagcgcaaaccggcggagtgcgcgggaggtgccggctccgatgcgcctgCTGTGTgaaatcactgatcctcgcgcatgcgcagacggcTCTTGAAGAGACACGCGAAActagctcggctaggccagtgacgtgcgaagcttggcgtgtgcgtacgTGATACACCAAGCACGGGTATCTTGGCGGCTAAGGTGGTGCTCTGCAATGTCTGAgcacgcgggttcgactcccttccacggcggccacatttggGTGTAGGcggaatgcgaaaaaaaaaaagaaaatgccctTGAGCTTAAATTCAGGTGCGCGTCAAAGAAACCCGGATGTGCAAAATGAATCAGGAGCCCTCCGCTGcgacgcgcctcataatcatatgacgGTTTAAGTACGTACAATTCATAAATTTGGTTATTTTAATTAAGGACATCACAAATGTTTGTTCAGTTTCACCAAATAGATTTCAGCGCTTCGGTATGTGCGCTGCGTCTTGATCATTTCGCATATCTCTTTCAGGAACGCGACAGGCTCCTGGAGAAGCTGAACAATTACAGAACCCTCCTTTCTCCGGGACAAGGCGACACGAAATCCGACGAGCGGGGATATCCGGAGTACCATGACTGCCTGTGGTCCCCGTGGGTGAACGTGACACCGTCGCCGTACCGGAACTGTCCCTGTTGAACATTAAAACCGTGCCGTTCAGCGCTAACAAAGTCTCTTTGATTTTATTCTTGAGCAGTGAAGCGTACTGACGAGAGTGTGCTGTGGACCTTTTAACTTCGGTGCAGTTTAAGGGGACCGTCCTGTCGTGGTCTAacgtctcgcgttggcgtcacgcatgTCACACGTTTGATACACGTTTGAGTCGAGCGGGCTGCACGCTTGGAACGCTAGGGTCGCCGCagggctaattcgtctgcccGAGGTAGCATAGCAATGCGACAGTGAAGCGCCAGCGCCTGGAGTCAGCCTCACCGCGCTCCGAGCAGCTAACAGCCGAAAAACAGTAGAATAGAGACCAGAGAACAGAAAATCGATAACCGCAAGATAAATCAGATAATCGCAAGAAACGATCAGAAAACCACATAATATATAACATAATCACActgaaagaacagaaaagagcagagaAGATAAGGGAAAAACAGGCGAATCGATGCTCGGCAGTTAGTACAGCTTTCAGTTGGGGTGAAACAGGCTTTGatgatatcttttttttctttttcgacgtCGAGGAGCTCAGAAGCGCGACACCGTAGTCGCAGAGGTGCCGCGGTGGCTCCAGTTTCTCTTCCACACGGGAAGTGTTACCGTACGCCAGATGCATAAGGTGTCCAAGTGGAGGACCCATAAACGTGCGCAGGGTCCTCTGTTAGGGGGCGCTGGTGGGCAAGGTTTCACCGCAGgtcccctcccccttctctcATTGGTCGAGTCCGAGAGAAAACAATTGCTCCGCATTagaagcaaaaatgaaaatgaagcgatgacgtcctTCGCACAAAAGCCTGCCCCTGGTACTCGGCTGTCGGTGGTAAAAGGTGTAAAGTGCAGTTTTTGGAATGCGACGCCAAGGGTCCTTGACCGTCAAAATATAAACTGCATGGCCATAATTCTGCACATCAAGCGATGACGGCATAGGTCCGTCCGAGTAAACCTATggagcagacttggcgcccccgtTAGATGAATAGGAGGAcaaaacccccctccccctacaTCATACTTCGAGCACGCATCCGGCAGATGTCTCTTCGCACAGCCAGCTCTGACCCTTCGTCGGGGAGGGTTCGCTGTGAAATTCCTTCCCGGTTTAGACCGTCACTTAACCGACACAAGAAAATTACACACTTTGGCGTACCCACCTGCGGCGGAAGCGATAACTATCTGACGCGCGTCAGCGAGCCGCAAGTGGCGCTTGATTTGTAGACAGGACAtaccctcgatgacgcctgcatagaCGTTCGAGAGGGGAACACTTGCAGCAAGGATTTGCGGATAGTGTACGATAGCTTTCCGGGTGCTGTACCTTTTGGACAGACAAAGGATGGCGTGGGAATAGTAGCAGATCAATCAACGAGGGTCCCGGTACGGGCTGCGTGCCTTGCTATGACGTGGCATACCCTCGAAGCAGCGACACCACTGGCATCCTCGACAAACTGCTCCGGAGGATCGTGATCTCTGATATTTGTTCGGGCGCGTGCTGCTGGAGCTGATGGTGGAGACAACGGGAGAACAGCCTCGGTGCCCCGTTTCATCCAATCATCGTCTCACCTGAGCGCACGGCTGCGGTACGTCGAAGGTGCTATCAGTCCTGCGTCGATTGTCCCCTGCACACGTGGGCACCTACCAGTGACCTGAACCTGCTTGTCAATTGGACGTCACAACGCTTAGTCATAGTCTGTATGTTACCGTAACGCAGTGGTAGACTAGTGATCTAGATCCGGTCTTAACTTGAGCACTTGTTTTTGATACCGTGGAATTGATTTTCGAACGCTCTCTGGAGATGTCTATTTGAACGTTATGGAGTGACCTGAAAATTGTATGGTATCCAGGATTTGGAACGAGTGATCCAGACTTGGGATGTCCAGGAACGCCTGGTTGAGGTGATTGCTTACAACAATCTAATTAATTGTCCTTAATTCTGCGAGATTAGTACAT includes the following:
- the LOC125760152 gene encoding arylsulfatase B-like, whose product is MTPMYEFTTPPPKRPPVTHVVAPPVSGNGIVWVCLGTCGLSTSTDSSTPPHIIFILADDIGWNDVSFHGSRQIPTPNIDALAATGVILQRHYSASTCTPSRTALLTSVYPARTNVGYVAYPPASEQSLSLRFELLPQWLKRLGYSTHMIGKWHLGYSSVEHTPTWRGFDTFFGYYNFGGFYFNHSVEWQGHCGVDLWHNVGHSMQPVTDLNGVYSTHAFTRRATQIIAEHDLRKPLFLFLSHQGIHATCDNCTTEAPRENTDKFAYIEQHNRTVLAASFGRPFHGACAGALDVLDESVGQVLAALQQRDMLARSVVVFASDNGAAPLATVNSELPNGGNNWPLRGTKEGAWEGGVRTTALLWSASLRDTLPRPPSQQLMHTVDWGPTLYAVAGGNVSELGDVDGSDLWYELSTGKGVGRSEALLQLGDRDELSAIISGRQELKLRNPFPEIPLGGGWVT